One region of Actinomycetes bacterium genomic DNA includes:
- a CDS encoding histidine kinase, producing the protein MADLGDSPVERVALVVTVSATVLFEAGAIVLSRGVAPLAPAILYACYSVIQALAGALVVWAHPRHRVGWLLMLSAAFNAAVSDFGLAYYERAAHEGWVGANLALILGWSAWIVAALGLILLFLWFPDGLITNRARWVPWLWAVGAVFALPGWILNPQLGSQLVGGVNPYAIGSAAAESLFLVGVSLIAVALVASVVDFILRFRRATGILRLQLTCMAYAAALAAVILPVSAVLWTVWSPIHLFAAIALTLLPVAASVAILRYHLYDIDLVVSRTVAYATITGLLVITYAAVVVLVGARLSSPVAAAVGALVVALAFRPLRDRVQARVDRRFRRARYETRRRMADFVDAIRRGDDAVDHLEDRLRMAVEDPTCLVAFVDEHGGWLDLHGGTVSRIDGGSTYTSASPSTARLTPVVVHGKDAERAVAEALDAGRLAFEIAALQVDLRRQLDQLDASRARVVAAADEERRRIARNLHDGAQQRLVAIGLNLRHLQHQLSGSAPTVHAALDAAVNDLGQSIDELRELAGGVRPSSLDDGLRAALHDFVTRTPAPVAVNVTGDRFSPALETTAYFIAAEGLTNAVKHARAEQISLTVARQGDQLVVSVDDDGEGGADPLIGTGLRGLADRARSHGGTIEVSSQLGAGTRLEVRLPCG; encoded by the coding sequence ATGGCCGACCTGGGGGACAGCCCCGTCGAGCGCGTCGCGCTGGTCGTGACCGTGTCGGCGACAGTGCTGTTCGAGGCCGGAGCCATCGTGCTCAGCCGGGGGGTGGCCCCCTTGGCCCCGGCGATCCTCTACGCCTGCTACTCGGTGATTCAGGCACTGGCGGGAGCGCTGGTCGTGTGGGCACATCCGCGACACCGCGTCGGCTGGCTTCTGATGCTCTCGGCTGCCTTCAATGCCGCAGTCTCCGACTTCGGTCTGGCCTACTACGAGCGGGCCGCTCACGAGGGCTGGGTCGGCGCAAACCTCGCCCTGATCTTGGGATGGTCGGCCTGGATCGTCGCGGCACTCGGACTCATCTTGCTATTCCTCTGGTTCCCCGACGGGCTGATCACGAATAGGGCTCGCTGGGTCCCATGGCTGTGGGCCGTGGGAGCGGTGTTCGCCCTGCCGGGCTGGATCCTCAATCCGCAACTGGGGTCGCAGCTCGTCGGCGGAGTGAACCCTTATGCGATCGGGTCGGCTGCCGCGGAGTCGCTCTTCCTCGTCGGGGTATCCCTGATCGCGGTCGCCCTCGTCGCGTCGGTCGTCGACTTCATCCTTCGCTTCCGACGCGCGACGGGCATCCTCCGACTCCAGCTGACGTGCATGGCCTACGCCGCCGCACTTGCGGCCGTGATCCTGCCGGTGTCTGCCGTGCTCTGGACCGTGTGGTCCCCGATCCACCTATTCGCGGCCATCGCTCTCACCCTGCTACCTGTCGCCGCCTCGGTTGCGATCCTGCGCTATCACCTGTACGACATCGACCTGGTTGTCAGCCGCACGGTGGCCTACGCGACGATCACCGGGCTGCTCGTGATCACCTACGCCGCCGTGGTGGTACTCGTAGGCGCGCGACTCTCCTCCCCGGTCGCCGCTGCCGTAGGCGCCCTGGTGGTAGCTCTCGCGTTCCGGCCGCTGCGCGATCGGGTGCAAGCGCGGGTGGACAGGCGCTTCCGGCGAGCCCGGTACGAGACCCGGCGGCGGATGGCGGACTTCGTCGACGCGATCCGCCGTGGCGACGACGCGGTCGACCATCTCGAGGACCGACTGCGGATGGCGGTCGAAGACCCGACGTGCCTGGTGGCGTTCGTCGACGAACACGGTGGCTGGCTCGACCTTCACGGCGGGACGGTGTCTCGGATCGACGGCGGGTCGACGTACACGAGCGCGTCTCCGTCGACCGCCCGCCTGACTCCGGTCGTGGTGCATGGCAAGGACGCAGAGCGGGCCGTGGCCGAGGCACTGGACGCCGGCCGACTCGCCTTCGAGATCGCTGCCCTCCAGGTGGACCTACGCCGCCAGCTCGACCAGCTCGACGCGTCCCGGGCCCGAGTCGTTGCGGCAGCCGACGAGGAGCGCCGGAGGATTGCTCGCAATCTCCACGACGGCGCCCAGCAGCGCCTGGTCGCGATTGGGCTCAACCTGCGCCATCTCCAGCACCAGCTGTCCGGATCGGCGCCTACGGTGCACGCCGCGCTCGACGCCGCAGTGAACGACCTTGGCCAATCCATCGACGAGCTGCGCGAACTGGCCGGCGGCGTCCGGCCCTCGAGTCTCGACGACGGTCTGCGCGCTGCCCTTCACGACTTCGTGACCCGTACGCCGGCGCCGGTGGCGGTGAACGTCACCGGGGATCGGTTCAGTCCCGCGCTGGAGACCACGGCCTATTTCATCGCGGCCGAAGGCCTCACGAACGCCGTGAAGCACGCGCGTGCGGAGCAGATCAGCCTCACAGTCGCCCGTCAGGGCGATCAGCTCGTGGTGTCCGTCGACGACGACGGCGAAGGTGGCGCCGATCCGCTCATCGGAACTGGCCTGCGCGGACTGGCCGACCGGGCTCGCTCGCACGGCGGGACCATCGAGGTCAGCTCGCAGCTCGGCGCAGGCACGCGGCTGGAGGTCCGGCTCCCGTGCGGGTGA
- a CDS encoding TIGR02611 family protein, with protein MSAPEGPNAEPAGLRHRARRTREHIRRRRTLNATYRLLVLVVGVLVALAGVAMLVLPGPGWLVIILGVAILATEYAWAHRLLQRVKAWAQRAADVALDPRRRRRNRVIAIGTVVAAGLTAWAYIARWGLALPGG; from the coding sequence ATGAGCGCTCCCGAGGGGCCGAACGCCGAGCCCGCCGGGCTGCGGCACCGGGCGCGCCGTACGCGCGAGCACATCCGGCGCCGACGTACCCTCAACGCCACCTATCGCCTGCTCGTGCTGGTGGTGGGGGTGCTCGTGGCGTTGGCCGGCGTGGCCATGCTCGTGCTGCCAGGCCCGGGCTGGCTGGTGATCATCCTGGGCGTCGCGATCCTGGCCACCGAGTACGCCTGGGCGCACCGGCTGCTCCAGCGCGTGAAGGCCTGGGCCCAGCGCGCCGCGGACGTCGCCCTGGACCCGCGGCGGCGCCGCCGGAACCGCGTGATCGCGATCGGCACCGTCGTGGCGGCGGGGCTGACCGCCTGGGCGTACATCGCCCGCTGGGGCCTGGCGCTGCCCGGGGGGTAG
- a CDS encoding SsgA family sporulation/cell division regulator: MVPAALTSSLQLRLVTQGGSVHVPAELCYDPTDPYAVTATFRSEDDAVAWTFSRDLLDEGLVAPAGEGDVAVWPCSDDDGEVVCIALSSPFGQALLEAQRHEVEAFIVRSFQTVPRGSESDLLDLDAEIAALLG, from the coding sequence GTGGTCCCCGCCGCCCTCACCTCGAGCCTTCAGCTGCGCCTCGTGACGCAGGGTGGCTCGGTGCACGTACCCGCCGAGCTGTGCTACGACCCGACCGACCCGTACGCCGTCACCGCGACCTTCCGCTCCGAGGACGACGCGGTCGCCTGGACCTTCAGCCGGGACCTGCTCGACGAGGGGCTCGTCGCCCCGGCCGGCGAGGGCGACGTCGCGGTGTGGCCCTGCAGCGACGACGACGGTGAGGTCGTCTGCATCGCGCTGAGCTCGCCGTTCGGCCAGGCGCTCCTCGAGGCCCAGCGCCACGAGGTCGAGGCCTTCATCGTCCGCTCCTTCCAGACCGTCCCGCGCGGCAGCGAGTCCGACCTGCTCGACCTCGACGCGGAGATCGCCGCCCTGCTGGGCTGA
- a CDS encoding response regulator transcription factor, whose protein sequence is MRVIIAEDQALLRDGLSRLFVDKGHEVVASLATAERLVDTIEASDVDLAVMDIRMPPSYTDEGVTAARLVKATRPQLGVLLLSQHIETSHASDLVALPGFGYLLKDRVLAIDDFVDAAQRVAQGGSALDPVVVAAMLARVSDQHPVTRLSTRERDVLALMAEGLTNAGIANRLGVSARTVEAHVSHTLTKLDIEQSDTAHRRVLAVLSYLNAESP, encoded by the coding sequence GTGCGGGTGATCATCGCGGAGGACCAGGCTCTGCTGCGCGACGGTCTGTCGCGTCTGTTCGTCGACAAGGGGCATGAGGTCGTCGCTTCCCTCGCGACGGCGGAGAGGCTGGTCGACACCATCGAGGCCAGTGATGTCGACCTCGCGGTGATGGACATCCGGATGCCTCCGTCGTACACCGATGAGGGGGTGACAGCGGCAAGGCTGGTCAAAGCGACGCGACCCCAGCTCGGCGTCCTGCTTCTCTCCCAGCACATCGAGACGTCACATGCGTCCGACTTGGTCGCCTTGCCGGGATTTGGCTACTTGCTGAAGGACCGCGTCCTGGCCATCGACGACTTCGTCGATGCGGCACAACGCGTCGCGCAGGGAGGCTCTGCCCTGGACCCGGTAGTGGTCGCAGCCATGCTGGCCAGGGTCAGCGACCAGCATCCGGTGACGCGCCTGTCTACCCGGGAACGCGACGTCTTGGCCCTGATGGCCGAGGGCCTCACCAACGCCGGCATCGCCAACCGCCTCGGCGTCAGCGCGCGCACCGTCGAGGCGCACGTCAGTCACACCCTCACCAAACTCGACATCGAACAATCCGACACCGCCCATCGCCGTGTCCTTGCCGTGCTCTCCTACCTCAACGCCGAGTCCCCGTAG
- a CDS encoding Rid family hydrolase, translated as MADIARRDIVVPDTWRAFFEATHIPAAVRVGNQLRLTGHTGDREDGTFSDDPEEQMRQTFRNIAITLAEAGASWSDVVEITSYRVRLRAQAEATLLIAAEFLTSPYPAWTDVGISELFEPDALVEISCVAVLRGSGS; from the coding sequence GTGGCGGACATCGCGAGACGAGACATCGTCGTGCCTGACACGTGGCGAGCGTTCTTCGAGGCCACGCACATCCCTGCAGCTGTGCGCGTGGGGAACCAGCTCAGGCTGACGGGCCACACCGGGGACCGGGAGGACGGGACGTTCTCCGACGACCCCGAGGAGCAGATGAGGCAGACCTTCCGCAACATCGCGATCACGCTCGCTGAGGCGGGCGCGAGCTGGTCGGACGTCGTCGAGATAACGTCCTACCGGGTGAGGTTGCGGGCGCAGGCTGAAGCGACGCTCCTCATTGCAGCGGAGTTCCTCACCAGCCCTTACCCGGCATGGACAGATGTCGGCATCAGCGAGCTCTTCGAACCGGATGCCCTGGTGGAGATCAGTTGCGTCGCCGTTCTCCGCGGGTCAGGCTCCTAG
- a CDS encoding AMP-binding protein has product MNPLADLLLAQGRRAPGRTWVEQPDGRTWTYADLDHASASMAHVLTELGVGPGDRVGVQAEKSVELLALHVACVRAGAVYVPMNTAYTPTEVSALVADAEPALLVRDASLPGGDRAVPLADLVAASSGRPSSFDDVDRGADDPAAMLFTSGTTGRPKAAVLSHANLVASARTLMSAWELTATDVLVHMLPLFHTHGLFVAAHTATVAGARIVLLAAFSPDAVIDALPGATVLMGVPTHYVRLLAEPRLTAEPCARMRLFTSGSAPMLLATHQEFTARTGHVIVERYGMTETCMLTSNPLHGERRVGTVGPALPGVEVRVDGSPGAVEVRGPNVFGGYWHRPDADAEAFTDDGWFRTGDLGELDADGYLRLVGRSKDLVITGGLNVYPKEVEEVLDALPGVLESAVVGIPDPDLGEAVTAAVVARPGADLDPDSLRLLARERLAGFKVPKRVVVLPELPRNAMGKVQKALLRQQLGSL; this is encoded by the coding sequence GTGAACCCGTTGGCCGACCTGCTGCTCGCGCAGGGACGTCGTGCTCCCGGCCGGACGTGGGTCGAGCAGCCGGACGGGCGTACGTGGACCTACGCCGACCTGGACCACGCGTCGGCGTCGATGGCTCACGTGCTCACGGAGCTGGGGGTCGGACCCGGCGACCGGGTCGGCGTCCAGGCCGAGAAGAGCGTCGAGCTGCTGGCGCTTCACGTCGCTTGCGTGCGGGCGGGTGCGGTCTACGTGCCCATGAACACCGCGTACACGCCGACCGAGGTGAGCGCGCTGGTGGCCGACGCCGAACCGGCGCTGCTGGTACGTGATGCCTCGCTGCCGGGCGGAGACCGTGCCGTCCCGCTCGCCGACCTCGTCGCGGCGAGCTCTGGTCGTCCGTCCTCCTTCGACGACGTCGACCGGGGCGCGGACGACCCGGCGGCGATGCTGTTCACCAGCGGGACCACAGGCCGGCCCAAGGCCGCCGTCCTCAGCCACGCCAACCTCGTGGCGAGTGCTCGCACGCTGATGTCCGCCTGGGAACTGACCGCGACGGACGTCCTCGTGCACATGCTCCCGCTCTTCCACACCCACGGGCTGTTCGTCGCCGCGCACACGGCCACCGTCGCCGGCGCCCGGATCGTGCTGCTGGCGGCATTCAGCCCCGACGCCGTCATCGACGCGCTGCCGGGGGCCACCGTGCTGATGGGCGTGCCGACGCACTACGTGCGACTGCTCGCCGAGCCACGTCTGACGGCCGAACCGTGCGCCCGGATGAGGCTGTTCACCTCAGGGTCGGCGCCGATGCTCCTCGCCACGCACCAGGAGTTCACCGCACGCACGGGCCACGTCATCGTCGAGCGCTACGGCATGACCGAGACGTGCATGCTGACGTCGAACCCGCTGCACGGCGAGCGACGGGTCGGCACCGTCGGGCCGGCCTTGCCCGGCGTCGAGGTGCGCGTCGACGGCTCTCCCGGAGCGGTCGAGGTGCGAGGGCCGAACGTGTTCGGCGGCTACTGGCATCGCCCCGACGCCGACGCCGAGGCGTTCACCGACGACGGGTGGTTTCGCACCGGGGACCTCGGCGAGCTCGACGCAGACGGTTACCTGCGCCTCGTCGGACGTTCCAAGGACCTCGTGATCACGGGCGGCCTCAACGTCTACCCCAAGGAGGTCGAGGAGGTCCTCGACGCACTGCCGGGGGTGCTCGAGTCTGCGGTCGTCGGCATCCCTGACCCCGACCTCGGCGAGGCCGTCACAGCGGCTGTCGTCGCCCGACCGGGAGCCGACCTCGACCCCGACTCCCTACGGCTGCTCGCGCGCGAGCGGCTGGCCGGGTTCAAGGTCCCGAAGCGCGTCGTCGTCCTACCCGAGCTCCCCCGCAACGCCATGGGCAAGGTCCAGAAGGCCTTGCTGCGCCAACAGCTCGGATCGCTGTGA